A stretch of the Uranotaenia lowii strain MFRU-FL chromosome 3, ASM2978415v1, whole genome shotgun sequence genome encodes the following:
- the LOC129752968 gene encoding uncharacterized protein K02A2.6-like: protein MELFLIDGAKPVFKPKRPVPFHLQGLVEKELNRLQKLGVLEPVDYSDWAAPIVAVRKAQRDADGDPVVRICADYTTELNAMLKANKNPLPTPDDIFAKLAGCQYFSVIDLSDAYLQMEVEEDSQKLLTMNTHKGLFKVKRLPPGVKPAPRAFQKVVDNMLGSQEGVASFLDDVLVFGWTSSEHDRNLEQTLQRIQDFGFRLKIEKCKLYMTEAKYLGHIIDRNGIRTVPGKVSAISPDATAEESHRAAFILGRRKLLREVHQGDAPAA from the coding sequence ATGGAGCTGTTTCTGATCGACGGAGCGAAGCCAGTTTTCAAGCCTAAGCGGCCAGTTCCATTTCACTTACAGGGACTGGTCGAAAAAGAACTCAACCGATTGCAGAAATTAGGAGTGCTGGAGCCGGTCGACTACTCAGACTGGGCGGCACCTATCGTGGCTGTTCGAAAGGCTCAGCGCGACGCAGATGGAGATCCGGTGGTCCGCATTTGCGCGGATTATACAACGGAATTAAACGCTATGCTTAAGGCAAACAAGAACCCTCTTCCTACCCCCGACGACATATTCGCCAAGCTGGCAGGCTGTCAATATTTTAGTGTGATTGACTTGTCAGACGCTTATCTACAGATGGAAGTAGAGGAAGACTCGCAGAAGCTGTTAACGATGAACACCCACAAGGGGCTTTTCAAGGTCAAGCGTCTACCGCCGGGAGTGAAACCCGCTCCTAGGGCGTTCCAGAAGGTCGTTGACAACATGCTCGGCAGCCAGGAAGGAGTTGCGTCGTTTCTCGATGACGTGCTGGTATTCGGTTGGACGAGCTCTGAACACGACCGAAATTTAGAACAAACTCTGCAACGGATCCAAGATTTCGGTTTTCGGCTCAAAATCGAAAAGTGCAAACTCTACATGACGGAGGCGAAGTACCTGGGCCACATCATTGACCGCAACGGTATCCGCACGGTCCCGGGGAAGGTGTCTGCCATCTCTCCAGATGCCACCGCCGAAGAATCTCACCGAGCTGCGTTCATTCTTGGGCGCCGTAAATTATTGCGCGAAGTTCATCAAGGAGATGCACCAGCTGCGTAG